One Funiculus sociatus GB2-C1 genomic region harbors:
- a CDS encoding cupin domain-containing protein codes for MNETISVNAKAKLVQPGKGSTYLVLGDLYTFLAVGEDTGGTYSLYEIVMQPQSTTPLHSHDQAAESHYILEGEVEYQFDEQTTVATQGTYLSFPKGLRHSFKNVGSKPAKVLVIATPSGPEQFFAEVGQLVNLPMNPEQERNQNRPPSPADIEKAVEIASTNYGIKFGVAE; via the coding sequence ATGAACGAAACAATCTCTGTCAATGCCAAAGCTAAATTAGTTCAGCCTGGTAAGGGTTCCACATATTTAGTGCTGGGTGACTTATACACTTTTCTCGCTGTGGGAGAAGATACGGGTGGAACCTATTCGTTATACGAGATAGTGATGCAACCGCAAAGCACTACACCACTTCACAGTCACGACCAAGCGGCTGAATCCCACTATATTCTTGAGGGTGAGGTTGAGTATCAGTTTGACGAACAAACTACTGTCGCAACTCAAGGAACCTACCTCTCTTTTCCCAAAGGTTTGCGCCACAGTTTCAAAAACGTCGGGTCAAAGCCTGCTAAAGTGTTGGTGATAGCTACACCTTCTGGACCTGAGCAGTTTTTTGCAGAAGTAGGTCAGCTAGTGAACCTGCCAATGAACCCTGAACAAGAGCGTAATCAAAACCGTCCCCCTAGTCCCGCCGACATCGAAAAAGCCGTTGAAATCGCTTCGACGAACTATGGGATAAAATTTGGCGTTGCTGAATGA
- a CDS encoding ScyD/ScyE family protein — MLKHLTFATIGATIVALGFGNTALAATLEIIASNLDNPRGLTIGANSSLYVTEAGRGGAGPCIPSPTNPTASVCYGATGALTRIENGTVTRVVTGLPSLAAPDGSEATGAHDIAFDATGQPYVLIGLGSDPAVRSALGVPEFGQLLKINALNGGSDWTAIADVSAFEQAENPDGSGVDSNPYSFVIQNNTAYVADAGANALLKVDLDNGDVDLASVFGSRLVTNPFGGPYIPMQSVPNAVASSSDDTLYVGELTGFPFPVDGARVYRVANGVPEIFAEGFTNIIDLDFDSNGNLYVLEYATNGILSGDFTGALTRLNPDGTRTTLLQDGLLAPTSFTFGDDGDIFIANRGIAAGQGEIIRFNPNDSQPVPEPSSWIGLLAITSIGGFLKVTQRRRYCSHS, encoded by the coding sequence ATGTTGAAGCATCTAACGTTTGCAACAATAGGAGCAACTATTGTCGCTCTTGGTTTCGGAAACACAGCCCTTGCTGCGACCTTGGAAATAATTGCAAGTAATTTAGATAACCCTAGAGGATTAACTATCGGAGCGAATAGTTCTCTTTATGTAACTGAAGCAGGACGGGGTGGTGCAGGACCGTGCATTCCTTCTCCAACAAATCCAACTGCATCAGTTTGTTATGGTGCTACAGGAGCACTTACCCGCATTGAAAATGGCACAGTCACCAGAGTTGTAACCGGATTGCCATCATTAGCAGCACCTGATGGTAGTGAGGCAACAGGTGCCCATGATATTGCTTTTGATGCGACTGGGCAACCTTATGTTCTAATTGGGCTTGGTAGTGATCCTGCTGTTCGGAGTGCTTTGGGAGTGCCAGAGTTTGGACAATTGCTGAAAATTAATGCCCTTAATGGTGGCTCTGATTGGACTGCGATCGCTGACGTTTCAGCATTTGAGCAAGCTGAAAATCCTGATGGAAGCGGAGTAGATTCCAATCCTTATAGCTTTGTCATTCAAAACAATACCGCTTATGTTGCTGATGCGGGTGCTAACGCTCTGCTAAAGGTGGATCTTGATAATGGGGATGTTGATCTAGCGTCGGTCTTTGGTAGCCGTCTAGTGACTAACCCATTTGGGGGTCCTTATATTCCTATGCAGTCTGTGCCCAATGCAGTGGCTAGCAGTTCTGATGACACACTCTATGTCGGTGAATTGACCGGATTTCCATTTCCAGTAGATGGTGCACGAGTCTACCGCGTTGCCAATGGTGTTCCTGAGATTTTTGCCGAAGGCTTTACCAACATCATTGATTTGGATTTTGATTCCAATGGCAATTTGTATGTTTTGGAATATGCCACTAACGGTATATTGTCTGGTGATTTTACAGGTGCATTAACTCGCCTTAATCCAGATGGAACACGTACAACCCTTTTGCAAGACGGGTTACTTGCTCCAACTTCATTCACATTTGGAGATGACGGGGATATTTTTATAGCAAACCGAGGAATTGCTGCGGGTCAGGGAGAAATTATTCGATTCAATCCCAATGATTCTCAACCAGTTCCTGAACCTTCAAGCTGGATTGGGTTACTGGCGATCACTTCCATAGGAGGATTCCTAAAAGTGACCCAACGCAGACGTTATTGTAGTCATTCTTAA